A region from the Aegilops tauschii subsp. strangulata cultivar AL8/78 chromosome 5, Aet v6.0, whole genome shotgun sequence genome encodes:
- the LOC109761693 gene encoding B3 domain-containing protein_Os12g40080 isoform X4: protein MAPDQDYDQDNSHVDDTQKYFFKCMVGDFPEKMAIPQKFVDNFNGHISEVIKLEAPDGNIYNIQAIRDLNKIVLGSGWGVFVSFYKLKAGYFLVFRETRRRDCGSHDNNSRKTKKMTPVDSPSPRSEGVTSPEVTMNSAGLREITEPHYVLATGCNLTTAQKAEVDALVKKVRPVIPFYITAMNKTSMSGSLVICKDYAAKYLPHEEQFITLCHPHKSNIWVDNLKVITDGSCMLSVGWSCFVLHNELRESDICLFEVSKNDGEVTMVVHSLEGGHHLQGKEPESQNKCSYPVKVEVTEEEESDKEHAESSYYYSRYAYDLTGEEQEEIFRSALIQQGNPVYVAVLQENHVSSRNNLLTFPREFAAKHLAERSHDILLLRPNRREKWCVRYYYHSMMRIQGFSYRSWTKFVSDNGLQEGHVCVFELMKGVCEATMMVHVFRKFNGRFVLLD from the exons ATGGCGCCGGATCAAGATTATGATCAAGATAACAGTCATGTGGATGATACCCAGAAGTATTTTTTCAAGTGCATGGTTGGCGATTTCCCAGAAAAAATG GCCATACCACAGAAGTTTGTGGATAATTTCAATGGTCATATCTCTGAAGTTATCAAGCTAGAAGCTCCTGATGGAAACATATACAATATTCAGGCTATCAGGGATCTGAACAAGATAGTCCTCGGATCTGGATGGGGGGTATTTGTAAGCTTTTACAAGCTAAAAGCGGGCTACTTCCTGGTCTTCAG GGAAACAAGGCGCCGAGACTGCGGATCACACGATAACAACAGTAGGAAAACTAAAAAGATGACTCCAGTGGACTCTCCTTCACCGAGATCTG AAGGTGTCACGTCTCCAGAAGTCACCATGAATTCAGCTGGCCTTCGGGAAATCACCGAGCCTCACTATGTCCTAGCAACGGGGTGCAATCTGACCACAGCACAGAAGGCAGAAGTCGACGCGCTTGTGAAGAAAGTTAGGCCTGTAATTCCATTTTACATCACAGCCATGAACAAGACAAGTATGTCTGGATCTCTG GTCATCTGCAAGGATTACGCTGCCAAATACCTTCCACATGAAGAACAATTCATCACACTCTGCCATCCTCATAAGAGCAACATATGGGTAGACAATTTGAAGGTTATCACTGATGGTTCATGCATGCTTTCTGTTGGCTGGTCGTGCTTCGTTCTCCACAACGAGTTGCGGGAAAGTGACATCTGCCTATTTGAAGTATCGAAAAACGACGGTGAAGTGACAATGGTTGTTCATTCTCTTGAAGGAGGTCATCACCTACAAG GGAAAGAGCCCGAATCTCAAAACAAGTGCAGTTATCCAGTTAAGGTCGAGGTGACCGAGGAAGAGGAGAGTGACAAAGAACATGCCGAGTCCAGCTACTACTACTCAAGGTATGCCTATGACCTGACCGGCGAGGAGCAAGAGGAGATATTCAGGTCAGCGTTGATTCAACAGGGCAATCCGGTATACGTCGCCGTCCTGCAGGAGAATCATGTTAGCAGCAGGAATAACTTGCTG ACCTTCCCCAGAGAGTTTGCGGCTAAGCATCTCGCGGAGAGGTCGCATGACATCCTGCTCCTGAGACCTAACAGGAGAGAGAAGTGGTGCGTGAGGTACTACTACCATTCGATGATGAGGATACAGGGTTTCAGCTACAGGTCCTGGACCAAGTTTGTCTCTGACAACGGGCTGCAGGAGGGCCACGTCTGTGTCTTCGAGCTGATGAAAGGCGTGTGCGAGGCGACGATGATGGTCCACGTTTTCAGGAAGTTCAATGGGAGGTTTGTTCTGCTGGACTAA
- the LOC109761693 gene encoding B3 domain-containing protein_Os12g40080 isoform X2 produces the protein MIKITVMWMIPRSIFSSAWLAISQKKWQALAIPQKFVDNFNGHISEVIKLEAPDGNIYNIQAIRDLNKIVLGSGWGVFVSFYKLKAGYFLVFRYIRDSHFKVLIFDFGTCCEKEVFHVLMNCGPDSQEKESNSESHRRCELCDVHFYWHHLDDRQKHFLRLMVGDFRQEMSIPQKFVNNFRGRISEVMKLEAPDGNIYNFKVTKDLNKIVLRYGWAAFASDYQLKEHDLLVFRYIGDSHFKVLIFDPSGCEKQLFNIVLNHAPNVPKTCISHDRSFLRETRRRDCGSHDNNSRKTKKMTPVDSPSPRSEGVTSPEVTMNSAGLREITEPHYVLATGCNLTTAQKAEVDALVKKVRPVIPFYITAMNKTSMSGSLVICKDYAAKYLPHEEQFITLCHPHKSNIWVDNLKVITDGSCMLSVGWSCFVLHNELRESDICLFEVSKNDGEVTMVVHSLEGGHHLQGKEPESQNKCSYPVKVEVTEEEESDKEHAESSYYYSRYAYDLTGEEQEEIFRSALIQQGNPVYVAVLQENHVSSRNNLLTFPREFAAKHLAERSHDILLLRPNRREKWCVRYYYHSMMRIQGFSYRSWTKFVSDNGLQEGHVCVFELMKGVCEATMMVHVFRKFNGRFVLLD, from the exons ATGATCAAGATAACAGTCATGTGGATGATACCCAGAAGTATTTTTTCAAGTGCATGGTTGGCGATTTCCCAGAAAAAATGGCAAGCCCTG GCCATACCACAGAAGTTTGTGGATAATTTCAATGGTCATATCTCTGAAGTTATCAAGCTAGAAGCTCCTGATGGAAACATATACAATATTCAGGCTATCAGGGATCTGAACAAGATAGTCCTCGGATCTGGATGGGGGGTATTTGTAAGCTTTTACAAGCTAAAAGCGGGCTACTTCCTGGTCTTCAGGTACATCAGAGATTCTCACTTCAAAGTTCTGATATTTGATTTTGGAACTTGTTGTGAGAAGGAAGTGTTCCACGTTCTCATGAACTGCGGCCCTGATTCCCAAGAAAAAGAAAGCAACAGTGAGTCCCATCGAAGGTGCGAGCTCTGCGATGTGCATTTTTATTGGCATCACCTGGATGATAGGCAGAAGCATTTCCTGAGGCTCATGGTTGGGGATTTCCGTCAAGAAATG AGCATACCACAGAAATTTGTGAACAATTTCAGAGGCCGGATCTCTGAAGTTATGAAGCTAGAAGCTCCAGACGGAAACATATACAACTTTAAGGTTACCAAGGATCTGAACAAGATAGTCCTTAGATATGGATGGGCTGCATTTGCCAGTGATTATCAACTAAAAGAGCATGACTTGCTGGTGTTCAGATACATTGGGGACTCTCACTTTAAAGTCCTAATATTTGACCCAAGTGGTTGTGAGAAACAATTATTCAACATTGTCTTGAACCATGCTCCTAATGTACCAAAAACATGCATATCTCATGATCGGTCATTCCTCAGGGAAACAAGGCGCCGAGACTGCGGATCACACGATAACAACAGTAGGAAAACTAAAAAGATGACTCCAGTGGACTCTCCTTCACCGAGATCTG AAGGTGTCACGTCTCCAGAAGTCACCATGAATTCAGCTGGCCTTCGGGAAATCACCGAGCCTCACTATGTCCTAGCAACGGGGTGCAATCTGACCACAGCACAGAAGGCAGAAGTCGACGCGCTTGTGAAGAAAGTTAGGCCTGTAATTCCATTTTACATCACAGCCATGAACAAGACAAGTATGTCTGGATCTCTG GTCATCTGCAAGGATTACGCTGCCAAATACCTTCCACATGAAGAACAATTCATCACACTCTGCCATCCTCATAAGAGCAACATATGGGTAGACAATTTGAAGGTTATCACTGATGGTTCATGCATGCTTTCTGTTGGCTGGTCGTGCTTCGTTCTCCACAACGAGTTGCGGGAAAGTGACATCTGCCTATTTGAAGTATCGAAAAACGACGGTGAAGTGACAATGGTTGTTCATTCTCTTGAAGGAGGTCATCACCTACAAG GGAAAGAGCCCGAATCTCAAAACAAGTGCAGTTATCCAGTTAAGGTCGAGGTGACCGAGGAAGAGGAGAGTGACAAAGAACATGCCGAGTCCAGCTACTACTACTCAAGGTATGCCTATGACCTGACCGGCGAGGAGCAAGAGGAGATATTCAGGTCAGCGTTGATTCAACAGGGCAATCCGGTATACGTCGCCGTCCTGCAGGAGAATCATGTTAGCAGCAGGAATAACTTGCTG ACCTTCCCCAGAGAGTTTGCGGCTAAGCATCTCGCGGAGAGGTCGCATGACATCCTGCTCCTGAGACCTAACAGGAGAGAGAAGTGGTGCGTGAGGTACTACTACCATTCGATGATGAGGATACAGGGTTTCAGCTACAGGTCCTGGACCAAGTTTGTCTCTGACAACGGGCTGCAGGAGGGCCACGTCTGTGTCTTCGAGCTGATGAAAGGCGTGTGCGAGGCGACGATGATGGTCCACGTTTTCAGGAAGTTCAATGGGAGGTTTGTTCTGCTGGACTAA
- the LOC109761693 gene encoding B3 domain-containing protein_Os12g40080 isoform X1, giving the protein MAPDQDYDQDNSHVDDTQKYFFKCMVGDFPEKMAIPQKFVDNFNGHISEVIKLEAPDGNIYNIQAIRDLNKIVLGSGWGVFVSFYKLKAGYFLVFRYIRDSHFKVLIFDFGTCCEKEVFHVLMNCGPDSQEKESNSESHRRCELCDVHFYWHHLDDRQKHFLRLMVGDFRQEMSIPQKFVNNFRGRISEVMKLEAPDGNIYNFKVTKDLNKIVLRYGWAAFASDYQLKEHDLLVFRYIGDSHFKVLIFDPSGCEKQLFNIVLNHAPNVPKTCISHDRSFLRETRRRDCGSHDNNSRKTKKMTPVDSPSPRSEGVTSPEVTMNSAGLREITEPHYVLATGCNLTTAQKAEVDALVKKVRPVIPFYITAMNKTSMSGSLVICKDYAAKYLPHEEQFITLCHPHKSNIWVDNLKVITDGSCMLSVGWSCFVLHNELRESDICLFEVSKNDGEVTMVVHSLEGGHHLQGKEPESQNKCSYPVKVEVTEEEESDKEHAESSYYYSRYAYDLTGEEQEEIFRSALIQQGNPVYVAVLQENHVSSRNNLLTFPREFAAKHLAERSHDILLLRPNRREKWCVRYYYHSMMRIQGFSYRSWTKFVSDNGLQEGHVCVFELMKGVCEATMMVHVFRKFNGRFVLLD; this is encoded by the exons ATGGCGCCGGATCAAGATTATGATCAAGATAACAGTCATGTGGATGATACCCAGAAGTATTTTTTCAAGTGCATGGTTGGCGATTTCCCAGAAAAAATG GCCATACCACAGAAGTTTGTGGATAATTTCAATGGTCATATCTCTGAAGTTATCAAGCTAGAAGCTCCTGATGGAAACATATACAATATTCAGGCTATCAGGGATCTGAACAAGATAGTCCTCGGATCTGGATGGGGGGTATTTGTAAGCTTTTACAAGCTAAAAGCGGGCTACTTCCTGGTCTTCAGGTACATCAGAGATTCTCACTTCAAAGTTCTGATATTTGATTTTGGAACTTGTTGTGAGAAGGAAGTGTTCCACGTTCTCATGAACTGCGGCCCTGATTCCCAAGAAAAAGAAAGCAACAGTGAGTCCCATCGAAGGTGCGAGCTCTGCGATGTGCATTTTTATTGGCATCACCTGGATGATAGGCAGAAGCATTTCCTGAGGCTCATGGTTGGGGATTTCCGTCAAGAAATG AGCATACCACAGAAATTTGTGAACAATTTCAGAGGCCGGATCTCTGAAGTTATGAAGCTAGAAGCTCCAGACGGAAACATATACAACTTTAAGGTTACCAAGGATCTGAACAAGATAGTCCTTAGATATGGATGGGCTGCATTTGCCAGTGATTATCAACTAAAAGAGCATGACTTGCTGGTGTTCAGATACATTGGGGACTCTCACTTTAAAGTCCTAATATTTGACCCAAGTGGTTGTGAGAAACAATTATTCAACATTGTCTTGAACCATGCTCCTAATGTACCAAAAACATGCATATCTCATGATCGGTCATTCCTCAGGGAAACAAGGCGCCGAGACTGCGGATCACACGATAACAACAGTAGGAAAACTAAAAAGATGACTCCAGTGGACTCTCCTTCACCGAGATCTG AAGGTGTCACGTCTCCAGAAGTCACCATGAATTCAGCTGGCCTTCGGGAAATCACCGAGCCTCACTATGTCCTAGCAACGGGGTGCAATCTGACCACAGCACAGAAGGCAGAAGTCGACGCGCTTGTGAAGAAAGTTAGGCCTGTAATTCCATTTTACATCACAGCCATGAACAAGACAAGTATGTCTGGATCTCTG GTCATCTGCAAGGATTACGCTGCCAAATACCTTCCACATGAAGAACAATTCATCACACTCTGCCATCCTCATAAGAGCAACATATGGGTAGACAATTTGAAGGTTATCACTGATGGTTCATGCATGCTTTCTGTTGGCTGGTCGTGCTTCGTTCTCCACAACGAGTTGCGGGAAAGTGACATCTGCCTATTTGAAGTATCGAAAAACGACGGTGAAGTGACAATGGTTGTTCATTCTCTTGAAGGAGGTCATCACCTACAAG GGAAAGAGCCCGAATCTCAAAACAAGTGCAGTTATCCAGTTAAGGTCGAGGTGACCGAGGAAGAGGAGAGTGACAAAGAACATGCCGAGTCCAGCTACTACTACTCAAGGTATGCCTATGACCTGACCGGCGAGGAGCAAGAGGAGATATTCAGGTCAGCGTTGATTCAACAGGGCAATCCGGTATACGTCGCCGTCCTGCAGGAGAATCATGTTAGCAGCAGGAATAACTTGCTG ACCTTCCCCAGAGAGTTTGCGGCTAAGCATCTCGCGGAGAGGTCGCATGACATCCTGCTCCTGAGACCTAACAGGAGAGAGAAGTGGTGCGTGAGGTACTACTACCATTCGATGATGAGGATACAGGGTTTCAGCTACAGGTCCTGGACCAAGTTTGTCTCTGACAACGGGCTGCAGGAGGGCCACGTCTGTGTCTTCGAGCTGATGAAAGGCGTGTGCGAGGCGACGATGATGGTCCACGTTTTCAGGAAGTTCAATGGGAGGTTTGTTCTGCTGGACTAA
- the LOC109761693 gene encoding B3 domain-containing protein_Os12g40080 isoform X3, translating into MVGDFRQEMSIPQKFVNNFRGRISEVMKLEAPDGNIYNFKVTKDLNKIVLRYGWAAFASDYQLKEHDLLVFRYIGDSHFKVLIFDPSGCEKQLFNIVLNHAPNVPKTCISHDRSFLRETRRRDCGSHDNNSRKTKKMTPVDSPSPRSEGVTSPEVTMNSAGLREITEPHYVLATGCNLTTAQKAEVDALVKKVRPVIPFYITAMNKTSMSGSLVICKDYAAKYLPHEEQFITLCHPHKSNIWVDNLKVITDGSCMLSVGWSCFVLHNELRESDICLFEVSKNDGEVTMVVHSLEGGHHLQGKEPESQNKCSYPVKVEVTEEEESDKEHAESSYYYSRYAYDLTGEEQEEIFRSALIQQGNPVYVAVLQENHVSSRNNLLTFPREFAAKHLAERSHDILLLRPNRREKWCVRYYYHSMMRIQGFSYRSWTKFVSDNGLQEGHVCVFELMKGVCEATMMVHVFRKFNGRFVLLD; encoded by the exons ATGGTTGGGGATTTCCGTCAAGAAATG AGCATACCACAGAAATTTGTGAACAATTTCAGAGGCCGGATCTCTGAAGTTATGAAGCTAGAAGCTCCAGACGGAAACATATACAACTTTAAGGTTACCAAGGATCTGAACAAGATAGTCCTTAGATATGGATGGGCTGCATTTGCCAGTGATTATCAACTAAAAGAGCATGACTTGCTGGTGTTCAGATACATTGGGGACTCTCACTTTAAAGTCCTAATATTTGACCCAAGTGGTTGTGAGAAACAATTATTCAACATTGTCTTGAACCATGCTCCTAATGTACCAAAAACATGCATATCTCATGATCGGTCATTCCTCAGGGAAACAAGGCGCCGAGACTGCGGATCACACGATAACAACAGTAGGAAAACTAAAAAGATGACTCCAGTGGACTCTCCTTCACCGAGATCTG AAGGTGTCACGTCTCCAGAAGTCACCATGAATTCAGCTGGCCTTCGGGAAATCACCGAGCCTCACTATGTCCTAGCAACGGGGTGCAATCTGACCACAGCACAGAAGGCAGAAGTCGACGCGCTTGTGAAGAAAGTTAGGCCTGTAATTCCATTTTACATCACAGCCATGAACAAGACAAGTATGTCTGGATCTCTG GTCATCTGCAAGGATTACGCTGCCAAATACCTTCCACATGAAGAACAATTCATCACACTCTGCCATCCTCATAAGAGCAACATATGGGTAGACAATTTGAAGGTTATCACTGATGGTTCATGCATGCTTTCTGTTGGCTGGTCGTGCTTCGTTCTCCACAACGAGTTGCGGGAAAGTGACATCTGCCTATTTGAAGTATCGAAAAACGACGGTGAAGTGACAATGGTTGTTCATTCTCTTGAAGGAGGTCATCACCTACAAG GGAAAGAGCCCGAATCTCAAAACAAGTGCAGTTATCCAGTTAAGGTCGAGGTGACCGAGGAAGAGGAGAGTGACAAAGAACATGCCGAGTCCAGCTACTACTACTCAAGGTATGCCTATGACCTGACCGGCGAGGAGCAAGAGGAGATATTCAGGTCAGCGTTGATTCAACAGGGCAATCCGGTATACGTCGCCGTCCTGCAGGAGAATCATGTTAGCAGCAGGAATAACTTGCTG ACCTTCCCCAGAGAGTTTGCGGCTAAGCATCTCGCGGAGAGGTCGCATGACATCCTGCTCCTGAGACCTAACAGGAGAGAGAAGTGGTGCGTGAGGTACTACTACCATTCGATGATGAGGATACAGGGTTTCAGCTACAGGTCCTGGACCAAGTTTGTCTCTGACAACGGGCTGCAGGAGGGCCACGTCTGTGTCTTCGAGCTGATGAAAGGCGTGTGCGAGGCGACGATGATGGTCCACGTTTTCAGGAAGTTCAATGGGAGGTTTGTTCTGCTGGACTAA